The Thermosulfurimonas sp. F29 genome includes a window with the following:
- a CDS encoding chemotaxis protein CheD encodes MRLMRVLVEGGTFRLTTSPEEVLFTRRLGACVAVGMVDAESGVAGLLQYVLPESRGLSAPEGFPGFFAEEALPRFVEEFRRRGGDPLRVRLVVAGGGRFRASPKWLDIGAKNAAAARFFLKRLGLFPTAERVGDSKVRRMEVSLREGIKVYTAYEVESW; translated from the coding sequence ATGAGGTTAATGCGGGTGCTCGTGGAAGGAGGAACTTTCCGTTTGACCACCTCCCCGGAGGAGGTCCTCTTCACCCGGCGTCTCGGGGCCTGCGTGGCGGTGGGAATGGTGGACGCGGAGTCCGGGGTGGCCGGGCTCCTGCAGTATGTGCTTCCGGAGTCCCGGGGGCTTTCGGCTCCGGAGGGCTTTCCGGGTTTCTTCGCCGAGGAGGCCCTGCCGCGTTTCGTGGAGGAGTTTCGCCGCCGGGGCGGGGATCCGTTAAGGGTGCGGCTGGTGGTGGCCGGCGGCGGACGCTTCCGGGCCTCCCCCAAGTGGCTCGACATCGGAGCCAAAAACGCGGCCGCGGCCCGGTTCTTCCTGAAAAGACTGGGGCTTTTCCCCACGGCCGAGAGGGTGGGGGACTCGAAGGTCCGGAGGATGGAGGTCTCCCTTCGCGAGGGGATAAAGGTCTACACCGCTTACGAGGTGGAAAGCTGGTGA
- a CDS encoding ubiquinone/menaquinone biosynthesis methyltransferase has product MKDRKGFVREKFSRVTRRYDLVNTLGSLGIDARWRRKAAAELAGFPGPLLDLCAGTLVLARELVRQEPRPVVALDLTPEMLLYGTFRLSGDPLAGWIRAVCGDAESLPFAGETFYGATMAFGLRNLSRPEKGLLEAFRVLKPGGKLVILEFSRPRTPLFAPLYRLYLRYYMPLLGGLLTGDREAYHYLARSIYEFAAPEVVLSWLSEAGFREPKAYPLTFGVVTIYTGIKP; this is encoded by the coding sequence ATGAAGGACCGCAAAGGCTTCGTGCGCGAAAAGTTTTCCCGGGTCACCCGGAGATACGACCTGGTGAACACCCTGGGAAGCCTGGGCATAGACGCCCGCTGGAGGCGAAAGGCCGCCGCGGAACTGGCCGGATTTCCCGGTCCGCTCCTGGATCTGTGTGCGGGGACCCTGGTGCTCGCCAGGGAACTGGTCCGTCAGGAGCCTCGACCGGTGGTGGCTCTGGATCTCACCCCGGAGATGCTCCTCTACGGCACCTTTCGGCTCTCCGGGGATCCCCTCGCCGGATGGATCCGAGCGGTGTGCGGGGACGCCGAAAGTCTCCCCTTTGCCGGGGAAACCTTTTACGGAGCCACCATGGCCTTCGGTCTGCGCAATCTCTCCCGTCCCGAAAAGGGGCTGCTCGAGGCCTTCCGGGTGCTCAAACCGGGAGGCAAACTGGTCATCCTGGAATTTTCCCGTCCCCGGACCCCTCTATTCGCTCCCCTTTATCGTCTCTACCTCCGTTACTACATGCCCCTTCTGGGAGGACTGCTCACCGGGGATCGCGAGGCCTATCATTATCTGGCCCGTTCCATTTACGAGTTTGCCGCTCCGGAGGTGGTCCTCTCCTGGCTCTCGGAGGCCGGTTTCCGGGAGCCTAAGGCTTACCCCCTGACCTTCGGGGTGGTAACCATCTACACCGGAATCAAACCGTAA
- a CDS encoding menaquinone biosynthetic enzyme MqnA/MqnD family protein produces the protein MRIFRLGLVNYFNTAPLRYRLRDLLPSRVKVIYGSPAQLNRLIAEGELEAGLVSSLAYAKHHRDLLLLPDLSISATGRVGSVLLFFRGPLRGLSERTVAVTPESATSVALLKLLLEDFYGLSPRYRSGPPGSAEAGYLAIGDEALLLRRNPPFPEVLDLAGVWMERTGLPFVFAVLAVHRRAVELFSELIGPLAGALYLSRAYGLAHLREIARRCPSALTPDEALGYLLGLEYDLSGLKQEALRVFFRHLARRGEISRPEDLAFVELP, from the coding sequence ATGAGGATCTTTAGGCTGGGTCTGGTCAACTACTTCAACACTGCTCCCCTGCGCTATCGGCTCCGGGATCTGCTCCCTTCCCGGGTCAAAGTGATCTACGGCAGCCCGGCTCAACTTAACCGTCTCATCGCGGAGGGAGAACTCGAGGCCGGCCTCGTATCCTCCCTGGCCTATGCCAAACATCACCGGGATCTCCTGCTCCTTCCCGATCTTTCCATCAGCGCCACCGGCCGGGTGGGAAGCGTGCTCCTCTTTTTCCGGGGCCCCCTCCGGGGTCTTTCCGAACGGACCGTGGCCGTGACCCCCGAGAGCGCCACCTCCGTAGCCCTCCTGAAGCTTTTGCTCGAAGACTTTTACGGTCTGAGTCCCCGGTATCGTTCCGGCCCTCCCGGTTCGGCGGAGGCCGGCTATCTCGCCATCGGCGACGAGGCCCTGCTCCTGCGCCGGAATCCCCCTTTTCCGGAGGTACTGGATCTCGCCGGAGTGTGGATGGAGAGAACCGGGCTTCCCTTCGTGTTCGCGGTGCTCGCGGTGCACCGGAGGGCCGTGGAGCTTTTTTCCGAGCTCATCGGCCCCCTCGCCGGGGCCCTTTACCTCTCCCGGGCTTACGGCCTGGCCCATCTAAGGGAAATCGCCCGGAGATGTCCCTCCGCGCTTACCCCGGACGAGGCCCTCGGGTATCTTCTGGGGCTGGAGTACGACCTTTCCGGGCTAAAACAGGAGGCCCTGCGCGTATTCTTTCGGCACCTGGCGCGCCGGGGCGAGATCTCCCGGCCGGAAGACCTTGCGTTCGTGGAGCTTCCATGA
- the mqnC gene encoding cyclic dehypoxanthinyl futalosine synthase, with translation MGEIMERVSLPEVLEKVRAGERVNRAEARILFEADLFELGELAREIRFRLHPEPIVTYVVDRNINYTNICVSGCKFCAYYRSPGDPGGYLLSFEELARKIEETLTLGGYQILLQGGLHPDLPLSYYEEMLSFIKERFPRIHVHGFSPPEIVFFARREGLSIEEVLRRLIAAGLDSIPGGGAEILVDRVRRRISPNKCSAEEWLSVMRIAHRLGLKTTATMMFGHIETLEERVEHLFRIRELQDETGGFTAFIPWPFQPGNTALSVPKATPVEYLRTLAVSRIVLDNVPNLQASWVTQGPKVAQVALEFGANDFGSTMIEENVVAAAGVAHRLSEEEMRRIIRAAGYEPRRRRMDYSLLE, from the coding sequence ATGGGAGAGATCATGGAGAGGGTGTCTCTTCCCGAGGTGCTGGAAAAGGTCCGAGCCGGGGAACGGGTGAACCGGGCCGAGGCCAGGATCCTCTTCGAGGCGGATCTCTTCGAACTCGGGGAACTCGCCCGGGAGATACGCTTTCGCCTTCACCCCGAACCCATCGTGACCTATGTGGTGGATCGTAACATAAACTACACCAACATATGCGTTTCTGGATGCAAGTTCTGCGCCTACTATCGCTCTCCCGGAGACCCCGGGGGTTATCTTCTTTCCTTCGAGGAACTCGCCCGCAAGATCGAGGAGACCCTGACCCTGGGGGGGTATCAGATCCTCCTTCAGGGAGGCCTTCACCCTGATCTTCCCCTCTCCTACTACGAGGAAATGCTCTCCTTCATCAAGGAACGGTTCCCCCGGATCCATGTCCACGGTTTTTCCCCCCCGGAGATCGTTTTTTTCGCCCGCCGGGAGGGGCTCTCCATAGAGGAGGTCCTGCGACGCCTCATCGCCGCGGGTCTGGATTCCATCCCGGGCGGAGGGGCCGAGATCCTGGTGGACCGGGTGCGGCGAAGGATTTCTCCCAACAAGTGCTCGGCGGAGGAATGGCTCTCGGTCATGCGCATAGCCCACCGCTTGGGGCTCAAGACCACGGCCACCATGATGTTCGGACACATCGAAACCCTTGAGGAACGGGTGGAACACCTTTTTCGGATCCGGGAACTCCAGGACGAGACCGGGGGATTTACGGCCTTCATCCCCTGGCCCTTTCAGCCCGGCAACACGGCCCTTTCCGTGCCCAAGGCCACTCCGGTGGAATACCTCCGGACTCTAGCCGTGTCCCGCATAGTACTCGACAATGTGCCCAACCTTCAGGCTTCCTGGGTGACCCAGGGACCCAAGGTGGCTCAGGTGGCTCTCGAGTTCGGGGCCAACGACTTCGGAAGCACCATGATTGAGGAAAATGTGGTAGCCGCCGCGGGGGTAGCGCACCGCCTCTCCGAAGAGGAGATGCGCAGGATAATCCGGGCGGCCGGTTACGAGCCCCGGCGCAGACGAATGGATTACAGCCTGCTCGAGTGA
- a CDS encoding amidohydrolase family protein → MEEYPVSRKPVLFRARLILPMQGPPVENGAVAVERGRIVAVGPYSLLRRTFSGRSVDLGEVALLPALANAHTHLELSVLRFRLTPTGSFVTWVKSLLRKRAEFSLEEVRRAAGEALKELWREGVGLLGEVGNTGLTLALLREAPFFTVYFREIIDFRGTTELKDFLARFPEARMVYALSPHAPYTVSPVLIQAIKSWTRRRGRPFSIHVAESPEETLFLRDGSGPIRFLLEERGQFHPEFRAPGLSPVAYLDRLGVLDDRTICVHVVQVSPEDIEILARRRVRPCLCPRSNVFLGVGLPPLPDLLRAGLRPCLGTDSLASNDRLSILSEMEVLYYAYPEIPPETYFLMGTLWGAEALGRRDLGALAPGFRPEMIALSGSFSGSDPVRGLLEGPKKVEARIYEDL, encoded by the coding sequence ATGGAAGAATATCCCGTCTCCCGCAAACCGGTTCTCTTCAGGGCCCGTCTGATCCTGCCCATGCAAGGCCCTCCGGTGGAAAACGGGGCCGTGGCGGTGGAAAGGGGGCGCATCGTTGCGGTGGGGCCCTATTCCCTGCTGCGACGCACCTTCTCCGGGCGCTCCGTGGATCTGGGCGAGGTGGCCCTTCTTCCGGCCCTGGCCAACGCCCACACCCACCTGGAGCTCTCGGTCCTCCGTTTCCGGCTCACCCCCACGGGGTCCTTCGTGACCTGGGTCAAGTCTCTCCTGCGCAAGCGGGCCGAATTTTCCCTGGAAGAGGTGCGCCGGGCCGCCGGCGAGGCCCTGAAGGAACTGTGGCGCGAGGGCGTGGGGTTGCTGGGAGAGGTGGGCAACACCGGCCTCACCCTGGCCCTCCTCCGGGAGGCCCCTTTTTTTACCGTTTACTTCAGGGAAATCATTGATTTCCGGGGCACCACGGAGCTCAAGGATTTCCTGGCCCGGTTCCCGGAAGCCCGTATGGTTTACGCCCTCTCTCCCCATGCCCCCTACACGGTCTCTCCGGTGCTAATCCAGGCCATAAAGAGCTGGACCAGGCGCCGGGGACGCCCCTTTTCCATCCATGTGGCCGAATCCCCGGAGGAGACCCTATTTCTCCGGGACGGAAGCGGCCCCATCCGTTTCCTTCTCGAGGAGAGAGGGCAGTTTCACCCGGAATTTCGGGCCCCGGGACTCTCCCCGGTGGCTTATCTGGATCGACTGGGGGTGCTCGACGACCGGACCATCTGCGTCCATGTGGTACAGGTAAGCCCGGAGGACATCGAGATCCTGGCCCGGAGGCGGGTGCGTCCCTGCCTCTGTCCCAGAAGCAATGTCTTTCTCGGGGTGGGGCTCCCACCTCTCCCGGATCTCCTCCGGGCCGGACTTAGACCCTGCCTGGGCACCGACAGCCTGGCCAGTAACGACCGGCTCTCCATCCTTTCGGAAATGGAGGTCCTGTACTACGCCTATCCCGAGATCCCCCCGGAGACCTACTTTCTCATGGGCACCCTCTGGGGGGCGGAGGCCCTGGGACGCCGGGATCTCGGGGCGCTCGCGCCGGGTTTCCGCCCGGAGATGATCGCCCTTTCGGGATCCTTTTCCGGTTCCGATCCGGTGAGGGGTCTTCTCGAAGGTCCCAAAAAGGTGGAGGCGCGCATCTATGAGGATCTTTAG
- a CDS encoding HDOD domain-containing protein, whose product MNRREPVLEHIFEKVDRIPNFPETARRALALLQNDEVDFAELEKVVRHDAAITANFLKLVNSAAFGLPRKVNTLLQAFSLLGINQIKFVLIASCLGEYLKEPIRGYGLSPEEIWLHSMACGLAAEALARRAGLHRPENLYTAALLHDIGKIVLGLYVEGELHDLEKTLKENPGLTFMQAEWMVLGADHAIVGAELLRRWEFPREVYFAVRAHHDESLMLQGRLPALTALANALVNLMGIGVGVDTFAYHIPEGLLEAAGVGEKDLYPVIVETFARVENLKAAFFS is encoded by the coding sequence GTGAACCGTCGCGAACCCGTTCTGGAACACATCTTCGAGAAGGTGGACCGGATTCCCAACTTCCCGGAGACCGCCCGCAGGGCCCTGGCCCTTCTCCAGAACGACGAGGTGGACTTCGCGGAACTGGAAAAGGTCGTGCGCCACGATGCGGCCATAACCGCCAACTTCCTCAAGCTGGTAAATTCCGCGGCCTTCGGGCTGCCCCGAAAGGTGAACACCCTTCTCCAGGCCTTCTCTCTCCTGGGGATAAACCAGATCAAGTTCGTGCTCATCGCCTCGTGCCTGGGGGAGTATCTCAAGGAGCCCATAAGGGGATACGGACTCAGCCCCGAGGAGATATGGCTGCATTCCATGGCCTGCGGGCTTGCGGCCGAGGCCCTGGCCCGGCGGGCGGGGCTTCATCGTCCGGAAAACCTTTACACCGCGGCCCTGCTTCACGACATAGGCAAGATCGTCCTGGGTCTCTATGTGGAGGGAGAGCTCCACGACCTGGAGAAGACCCTTAAGGAAAATCCCGGGCTCACCTTCATGCAGGCCGAGTGGATGGTGCTCGGGGCTGATCACGCCATCGTGGGGGCGGAACTCCTGCGACGCTGGGAGTTTCCCCGGGAGGTTTACTTCGCGGTGCGGGCCCATCACGACGAAAGCCTCATGCTTCAGGGGCGGCTTCCCGCGCTTACGGCCCTGGCCAACGCCCTGGTAAACCTCATGGGGATAGGGGTGGGGGTGGACACCTTTGCCTATCACATCCCCGAGGGGTTGCTTGAGGCCGCAGGCGTGGGGGAAAAGGATCTCTATCCGGTTATAGTGGAGACCTTCGCCCGGGTCGAAAACCTCAAGGCCGCTTTCTTCTCATGA
- a CDS encoding aminotransferase class I/II-fold pyridoxal phosphate-dependent enzyme has product MIDKVREEGQYQGSTPLKVAGKMAFPPIRPARRTERIEYAVRDIVVTAEEAARRGKELLFLNIGDPIQYDFFTPRPIVEAACKAMLENLTGYSASAGVDEAIEAIRREARRAGIEPVDIFITTGASEAIDFALTALVNSGDNVLVPYPGYPLYTAILAKLEAEPNPYYLREEAGWQPDPEEIEAKVNERTRAIVLINPNNPTGAVFSREVLLAIAEIARRHRLVILSDEIYDKLVFDGDRHHSIAALAPDVPVVTFNGLSKCYLAPGFRIGWGIVSGPAEVVSDYIEAIHKLARARLSTSHPKQYAIPVALEGDQSHLPAVLEKLRRRRDLTYKMLNEIPGISCVKPRGAFYAFPRIEIPGVSDREFVRELILETGVVVVHGSGFGEVPGTAHFRVVFLPPEEVLERAYTRLAEFAERFFRRRGLTV; this is encoded by the coding sequence ATGATTGACAAAGTGCGGGAAGAGGGGCAATATCAGGGTTCAACTCCTCTTAAGGTTGCGGGAAAGATGGCCTTTCCTCCCATAAGACCGGCTCGTCGAACGGAGAGGATCGAGTATGCGGTGCGGGACATCGTCGTCACCGCGGAGGAGGCGGCCCGTCGGGGAAAGGAACTGCTCTTCCTCAACATAGGGGATCCCATTCAGTACGACTTTTTCACGCCCCGGCCCATCGTGGAAGCCGCCTGCAAGGCCATGCTGGAAAACCTCACCGGTTATTCCGCTTCAGCCGGGGTGGACGAGGCCATCGAGGCCATACGGCGCGAGGCCCGTCGGGCCGGAATAGAGCCGGTGGACATCTTCATCACCACCGGGGCCAGCGAGGCCATCGACTTCGCCCTCACCGCTCTGGTCAACAGCGGCGACAATGTCCTGGTGCCCTACCCGGGCTATCCCCTCTACACCGCCATCCTGGCCAAACTGGAGGCCGAGCCCAACCCCTATTACCTGCGGGAGGAGGCGGGGTGGCAGCCCGATCCGGAGGAGATCGAGGCCAAGGTGAACGAACGCACCCGGGCCATCGTGCTCATCAATCCCAACAATCCCACCGGGGCGGTCTTCAGCCGGGAGGTCCTGTTGGCCATCGCCGAGATCGCCCGTCGACACCGTCTGGTAATCCTTTCGGACGAGATCTACGACAAGCTGGTCTTTGACGGGGATCGGCATCACTCCATTGCGGCCCTGGCCCCGGATGTCCCGGTGGTGACTTTTAACGGTCTTTCCAAGTGTTACCTGGCTCCTGGGTTCCGGATAGGCTGGGGAATAGTTTCCGGGCCGGCGGAAGTGGTGAGCGACTACATCGAGGCCATTCACAAGCTGGCCCGGGCCCGGCTCTCCACCAGTCACCCCAAACAGTACGCCATCCCCGTGGCCCTGGAGGGGGATCAGTCGCACCTTCCGGCGGTACTGGAGAAGCTCCGCCGGCGCCGCGACCTCACTTACAAAATGCTTAATGAGATCCCCGGGATCTCCTGTGTCAAACCCCGGGGAGCCTTCTACGCTTTTCCTCGTATAGAGATCCCGGGGGTCTCGGACCGGGAGTTCGTGCGGGAGCTGATCCTGGAGACCGGGGTGGTGGTGGTCCATGGGAGCGGGTTCGGGGAGGTCCCCGGCACGGCCCACTTCCGGGTGGTCTTCTTGCCTCCGGAGGAGGTCCTGGAGAGGGCCTACACGCGCCTGGCTGAATTTGCGGAAAGGTTCTTCCGCCGGCGGGGCCTTACGGTTTGA
- a CDS encoding endonuclease Q family protein has protein sequence MAGANPGNEWPPREWFGKFYLADLHVHSRYSRATSRDMTVPTLARVAREKGLALVGTGDFTHPDYFRELSEYLVPAPEEGLYVFRDDPEGVRFVLSAEVSNIFSQGPYRNRRIHTLLLAPSLEVVREINLALSRLGDLSADGRPTFGFPVKKLVRLLREISPDIAIIPAHAWTPWYSVFGAFSGFNSVEECFEEETEHIWALETGLSSDPEMNWRISALDRYTLISNSDAHSPAKLGREANAFWYPMSYPALLSALREGNLAFTVEFYPEEGKYHFDGHRSCGVLFSPAETRAHGGRCPVCGEPLTVGVMHRVEELADRPEGYRPPGKPLSVHLVPLEEIIAEALGVGPQSKRVKRTYRQLVDLAGSEFALLLEKPLSELASFVPEKILEGIRRVREGRVYVRPGYDGVYGVVSIFGGEEEETTAEAPRQQSLF, from the coding sequence ATGGCCGGAGCAAACCCTGGAAACGAATGGCCCCCGAGGGAGTGGTTCGGAAAATTCTACCTGGCCGACCTCCATGTGCACAGTCGCTACAGCCGGGCCACCAGCCGGGACATGACCGTGCCCACTCTGGCCCGGGTGGCCCGGGAGAAGGGCCTGGCCCTGGTGGGCACCGGGGACTTCACCCATCCGGACTACTTCCGGGAGCTCAGCGAATACCTCGTCCCGGCCCCGGAAGAAGGGCTCTATGTTTTCCGTGACGATCCGGAGGGGGTGCGCTTCGTGCTTTCCGCGGAGGTCTCCAACATATTCTCCCAGGGCCCCTACCGGAACCGGCGCATCCACACCCTCCTCCTGGCCCCCTCGCTGGAGGTGGTGCGGGAGATCAACCTGGCCCTCTCCCGGCTCGGGGATCTCTCCGCCGACGGACGGCCCACCTTCGGATTCCCGGTGAAAAAACTGGTGCGGCTGCTGCGCGAAATCTCCCCGGACATAGCCATCATTCCCGCCCACGCCTGGACGCCCTGGTACTCGGTCTTCGGGGCCTTTTCGGGATTCAACTCCGTGGAGGAATGCTTCGAGGAGGAAACCGAACACATCTGGGCCCTCGAGACCGGACTCTCCTCGGACCCCGAGATGAACTGGCGCATTTCGGCTCTGGATCGTTACACCCTGATCTCCAATTCCGACGCCCACTCCCCGGCCAAGCTGGGACGGGAGGCCAACGCCTTCTGGTATCCCATGAGTTATCCGGCCCTGCTTTCGGCTCTCCGGGAGGGCAACCTGGCCTTCACCGTCGAGTTCTATCCCGAGGAAGGCAAGTACCACTTCGACGGCCATCGATCCTGCGGAGTCCTCTTCTCTCCGGCGGAAACCCGGGCCCACGGAGGCAGGTGCCCGGTCTGCGGCGAGCCTCTTACCGTGGGAGTGATGCACCGGGTGGAGGAACTGGCCGATCGTCCCGAAGGCTATCGCCCCCCGGGCAAACCCCTCTCGGTGCACCTGGTGCCGCTTGAGGAAATCATCGCCGAGGCCCTGGGGGTGGGACCACAAAGCAAGCGGGTGAAGCGTACTTATCGGCAACTGGTGGATCTCGCCGGAAGCGAGTTCGCTTTGCTTCTCGAAAAGCCTCTTTCCGAACTGGCTTCCTTCGTTCCGGAGAAGATCCTCGAGGGTATCAGACGGGTACGGGAAGGGCGAGTCTATGTGCGCCCGGGCTACGATGGAGTGTACGGGGTGGTATCCATTTTCGGAGGAGAAGAGGAAGAAACTACCGCGGAGGCCCCTCGCCAGCAGAGCCTCTTCTGA
- a CDS encoding nucleotidyltransferase — MFYEEVFRKLNERAVKYAVTGGLALVLHGVVRLTADLDLFVELSGENLEKFWGAMEELGFMPRVPITKEILLNPAERDRLFREKNMVMMSLYHPADLIKQVDFFIKEPVPFGELEIEWKKAKDIEIPVVSKNTLIRLKRMAGRPQDLKDIEMLEKL; from the coding sequence GTGTTCTACGAAGAAGTATTCAGAAAATTAAATGAACGGGCCGTAAAGTATGCCGTTACCGGGGGCCTGGCTCTGGTGCTCCACGGGGTGGTGCGCCTTACCGCGGATCTTGATCTTTTTGTAGAACTGTCCGGAGAAAACCTGGAAAAGTTCTGGGGAGCCATGGAAGAGCTCGGATTCATGCCCCGGGTCCCGATTACGAAAGAAATCCTTCTTAATCCCGCGGAAAGGGATAGACTTTTTCGGGAAAAGAATATGGTGATGATGAGTCTCTATCATCCCGCCGATCTGATAAAACAGGTGGACTTTTTTATCAAAGAGCCTGTTCCCTTTGGGGAACTCGAGATAGAATGGAAAAAAGCAAAAGACATAGAAATTCCCGTGGTTTCTAAGAATACCCTTATAAGACTCAAAAGAATGGCTGGAAGGCCCCAGGATCTTAAAGACATCGAGATGCTGGAGAAGTTATGA
- a CDS encoding mechanosensitive ion channel family protein, with translation MKNLPPEALLLGKVAFLLAASWLAYWLTRRTLIVFIQRLAERSRTDIDDLLVQHGVFSALAYLVPLSVLYYGSLFVPQVRAPVVKAVEILLAPVAALIVNRGLSVALALYNRLPFARRHPIRGYVQILKFLVWLAAGIVAVCTLLDRSPWGILSGLGALSAVVILVFRNTILSFVASVQIISQDLIRIGDWIEAPQFGADGEVVEMTLYNVLVQNWDKTIVSIPTYRLMEESFKNWRGMERSGGRRIKRHLLVDQSSVKFVDDELLERLRRIHLLRDYLDRKLREIEDYNRRMGIDAGASPLNGRRLTNLGTFRVYVEEYLRAHPMIRKDMTLMVRHLQPTAEGLPLEVYCFVADTRWVPYEKVQADIFDHIIAAAPEFELRIFQKPTGFDLKEALSGKCSTKKYSEN, from the coding sequence ATGAAAAACCTCCCTCCCGAGGCCCTGCTGCTGGGAAAGGTCGCCTTTCTCCTTGCGGCCTCCTGGCTGGCCTACTGGCTCACCCGGCGCACCCTGATCGTTTTCATCCAACGGCTGGCCGAGCGCTCCCGTACCGACATCGACGACCTCCTGGTACAACACGGCGTCTTCTCCGCTCTGGCCTACCTTGTCCCCCTTTCGGTGCTCTACTACGGGAGTCTTTTCGTGCCGCAGGTGAGGGCTCCGGTGGTGAAGGCGGTGGAGATCCTGCTTGCCCCGGTGGCGGCCCTCATCGTAAATCGAGGGCTCTCGGTGGCGCTTGCGCTTTACAACCGGCTTCCCTTCGCCAGGAGACACCCCATCCGTGGCTATGTGCAGATCCTCAAGTTCCTGGTGTGGCTTGCCGCGGGAATAGTGGCGGTGTGCACCCTGCTCGATCGCTCTCCCTGGGGCATTCTTTCCGGACTGGGAGCCCTGAGCGCCGTGGTGATCCTGGTCTTTCGCAACACCATTCTTTCCTTCGTGGCCAGCGTCCAGATCATCAGCCAGGATCTCATCCGCATCGGAGACTGGATCGAGGCCCCTCAGTTCGGCGCCGACGGCGAGGTGGTGGAGATGACCCTCTACAATGTCCTGGTTCAGAACTGGGACAAGACCATCGTGAGCATTCCTACCTACCGCCTGATGGAGGAGTCCTTCAAGAACTGGCGGGGGATGGAGCGCTCCGGAGGGCGCCGGATAAAGCGTCATCTCCTGGTGGATCAGAGCTCGGTGAAGTTCGTGGACGACGAGCTTCTCGAACGACTGAGGCGCATTCACCTCCTCCGGGACTACCTGGATCGCAAGCTCAGGGAGATCGAGGACTACAACCGGAGGATGGGGATAGACGCTGGGGCCTCTCCGCTGAACGGTCGGCGTCTCACCAACCTGGGCACCTTTCGCGTCTATGTGGAGGAGTATCTCCGGGCCCATCCCATGATCCGCAAGGACATGACCCTCATGGTGCGTCACCTCCAGCCCACCGCCGAGGGGCTCCCCCTGGAGGTTTACTGTTTCGTGGCCGACACCCGCTGGGTGCCCTACGAGAAGGTCCAGGCCGACATATTCGATCACATCATCGCCGCGGCGCCGGAGTTCGAACTCCGCATCTTCCAGAAACCCACCGGGTTTGACCTGAAAGAGGCCCTTTCCGGAAAGTGTTCTACGAAGAAGTATTCAGAAAATTAA